A genomic segment from Carassius auratus strain Wakin chromosome 25, ASM336829v1, whole genome shotgun sequence encodes:
- the LOC113043132 gene encoding Wilms tumor protein homolog isoform X1, which translates to MGSDVRDLNTLLPPVPPLPGGNGNCALPVSSTPQWAPMLDFHTGAPYSSLAQHSFIKQEPSWGTADPHEDPHCGLSAFTVHFSGQFTGTGACRYGAFGAPTPSQPPPSQPRMFSNGPYLSNCMDSQPSSRNQGYGTVSFDGATNYGHTPSHHTSQFPNHSFKHEDPITQQSNMGEQQYPVPPPVYGCHTPSDSCTGSQALLLRNPYNSSDNLYQMAASQLECMAWNPVNPLASTIKSHAGGYESDPSTPMVYSCSRQYRIHTHGVFRGLQDVRRVPGITPAIVRSAETNEKRPFMCAYPGCNKRYFKLSHLQMHSRKHTGEKPYQCDFTDCGRRFSRSDQLKRHQRRHTGVKPFQCETCQRKFSRSDHLKTHTRTHTGKTSEKPFNCRWPNCQKKFARSDELVRHHNMHQRNLTKLQLAI; encoded by the exons ATGGGTTCTGATGTACGTGACCTCAACACTCTTCTCCCTCCCGTGCCCCCGCTGCCCGGGGGGAACGGTAACTGTGCCCTGCCCGTGAGCAGCACCCCACAGTGGGCACCGATGCTGGACTTTCACACCGGTGCTCCCTACAGCTCGCTGGCCCAGCACTCCTTCATCAAACAGGAGCCCAGCTGGGGCACAGCCGACCCCCATGAAGACCCTCACTGCGGGCTGAGCGCCTTCACCGTGCACTTCTCCGGACAGTTCACTGGCACTGGGGCCTGCAGGTACGGGGCCTTCGGGGCCCCTACACCCAGCCAGCCTCCACCCAGTCAGCCCAGGATGTTCAGCAATGGCCCTTACCTCTCCAACTGCATGGACAGCCAGCCCAGCTCCAGGAATCAGG GTTACGGCACAGTTTCTTTTGATGGAGCCACAAACTACGGACACACACCTTCCCACCACACCTCGCAGTTTCCCAACCACTCCTTCAAACATGAGGACCCCATCACGCAGCAAAGCAACATGG GTGAGCAGCAGTATCCTGTTCCTCCTCCGGTATACGGCTGCCACACTCCCTCTGACAGCTGTACAGGAAGTCAGGCTCTGCTTCTGAGGAACCCATACAACAG CAGTGATAATTTATATCAAATGGCAGCGTCACAGTTGGAATGCATGGCGTGGAATCCCGTCAACCCTCTGGCATCCACTATAAAGAG CCATGCAGGAGGCTATGAGAGTGACCCCAGCACACCCATGGTGTACAGCTGCAGCAGACAGTACCGCATCCACACCCACGGCGTCTTCAGAGGCCTTCAG GATGTGCGGAGAGTACCGGGCATTACACCCGCCATTGTGCGTTCGGCCGAAACCAACGAAAAAAGGCCGTTTATGTGCGCCTACCCGGGCTGCAACAAAAGATACTTTAAACTATCTCACTTACAGATGCACAGCCGTAAACATACAG GGGAGAAACCCTATCAGTGTGACTTCACAGACTGTGGTCGCAGGTTCTCCAGATCAGACCAGCTGAAAAGACACCAGAGGAGACACACAG gcGTTAAGCCATTCCAATGCGAAACCTGTCAGAGAAAGTTCTCACGGTCAGACCACCTTAAGACCCACACCCGGACACATACAGGTAAAACAA gtgagAAGCCCTTTAACTGCAGATGGCCAAACTGTCAGAAGAAGTTCGCCAGGTCTGATGAGCTCGTCCGGCACCACAACATGCACCAGAGGAACCTGACGAAGCTACAGCTGGCCATCTGA
- the LOC113043132 gene encoding Wilms tumor protein homolog isoform X4, with protein MGSDVRDLNTLLPPVPPLPGGNGNCALPVSSTPQWAPMLDFHTGAPYSSLAQHSFIKQEPSWGTADPHEDPHCGLSAFTVHFSGQFTGTGACRYGAFGAPTPSQPPPSQPRMFSNGPYLSNCMDSQPSSRNQGYGTVSFDGATNYGHTPSHHTSQFPNHSFKHEDPITQQSNMGEQQYPVPPPVYGCHTPSDSCTGSQALLLRNPYNSDNLYQMAASQLECMAWNPVNPLASTIKSHAGGYESDPSTPMVYSCSRQYRIHTHGVFRGLQDVRRVPGITPAIVRSAETNEKRPFMCAYPGCNKRYFKLSHLQMHSRKHTGEKPYQCDFTDCGRRFSRSDQLKRHQRRHTGVKPFQCETCQRKFSRSDHLKTHTRTHTGEKPFNCRWPNCQKKFARSDELVRHHNMHQRNLTKLQLAI; from the exons ATGGGTTCTGATGTACGTGACCTCAACACTCTTCTCCCTCCCGTGCCCCCGCTGCCCGGGGGGAACGGTAACTGTGCCCTGCCCGTGAGCAGCACCCCACAGTGGGCACCGATGCTGGACTTTCACACCGGTGCTCCCTACAGCTCGCTGGCCCAGCACTCCTTCATCAAACAGGAGCCCAGCTGGGGCACAGCCGACCCCCATGAAGACCCTCACTGCGGGCTGAGCGCCTTCACCGTGCACTTCTCCGGACAGTTCACTGGCACTGGGGCCTGCAGGTACGGGGCCTTCGGGGCCCCTACACCCAGCCAGCCTCCACCCAGTCAGCCCAGGATGTTCAGCAATGGCCCTTACCTCTCCAACTGCATGGACAGCCAGCCCAGCTCCAGGAATCAGG GTTACGGCACAGTTTCTTTTGATGGAGCCACAAACTACGGACACACACCTTCCCACCACACCTCGCAGTTTCCCAACCACTCCTTCAAACATGAGGACCCCATCACGCAGCAAAGCAACATGG GTGAGCAGCAGTATCCTGTTCCTCCTCCGGTATACGGCTGCCACACTCCCTCTGACAGCTGTACAGGAAGTCAGGCTCTGCTTCTGAGGAACCCATACAACAG TGATAATTTATATCAAATGGCAGCGTCACAGTTGGAATGCATGGCGTGGAATCCCGTCAACCCTCTGGCATCCACTATAAAGAG CCATGCAGGAGGCTATGAGAGTGACCCCAGCACACCCATGGTGTACAGCTGCAGCAGACAGTACCGCATCCACACCCACGGCGTCTTCAGAGGCCTTCAG GATGTGCGGAGAGTACCGGGCATTACACCCGCCATTGTGCGTTCGGCCGAAACCAACGAAAAAAGGCCGTTTATGTGCGCCTACCCGGGCTGCAACAAAAGATACTTTAAACTATCTCACTTACAGATGCACAGCCGTAAACATACAG GGGAGAAACCCTATCAGTGTGACTTCACAGACTGTGGTCGCAGGTTCTCCAGATCAGACCAGCTGAAAAGACACCAGAGGAGACACACAG gcGTTAAGCCATTCCAATGCGAAACCTGTCAGAGAAAGTTCTCACGGTCAGACCACCTTAAGACCCACACCCGGACACATACAG gtgagAAGCCCTTTAACTGCAGATGGCCAAACTGTCAGAAGAAGTTCGCCAGGTCTGATGAGCTCGTCCGGCACCACAACATGCACCAGAGGAACCTGACGAAGCTACAGCTGGCCATCTGA
- the LOC113043132 gene encoding Wilms tumor protein homolog isoform X3, producing MGSDVRDLNTLLPPVPPLPGGNGNCALPVSSTPQWAPMLDFHTGAPYSSLAQHSFIKQEPSWGTADPHEDPHCGLSAFTVHFSGQFTGTGACRYGAFGAPTPSQPPPSQPRMFSNGPYLSNCMDSQPSSRNQGYGTVSFDGATNYGHTPSHHTSQFPNHSFKHEDPITQQSNMGEQQYPVPPPVYGCHTPSDSCTGSQALLLRNPYNSSDNLYQMAASQLECMAWNPVNPLASTIKSHAGGYESDPSTPMVYSCSRQYRIHTHGVFRGLQDVRRVPGITPAIVRSAETNEKRPFMCAYPGCNKRYFKLSHLQMHSRKHTGEKPYQCDFTDCGRRFSRSDQLKRHQRRHTGVKPFQCETCQRKFSRSDHLKTHTRTHTGEKPFNCRWPNCQKKFARSDELVRHHNMHQRNLTKLQLAI from the exons ATGGGTTCTGATGTACGTGACCTCAACACTCTTCTCCCTCCCGTGCCCCCGCTGCCCGGGGGGAACGGTAACTGTGCCCTGCCCGTGAGCAGCACCCCACAGTGGGCACCGATGCTGGACTTTCACACCGGTGCTCCCTACAGCTCGCTGGCCCAGCACTCCTTCATCAAACAGGAGCCCAGCTGGGGCACAGCCGACCCCCATGAAGACCCTCACTGCGGGCTGAGCGCCTTCACCGTGCACTTCTCCGGACAGTTCACTGGCACTGGGGCCTGCAGGTACGGGGCCTTCGGGGCCCCTACACCCAGCCAGCCTCCACCCAGTCAGCCCAGGATGTTCAGCAATGGCCCTTACCTCTCCAACTGCATGGACAGCCAGCCCAGCTCCAGGAATCAGG GTTACGGCACAGTTTCTTTTGATGGAGCCACAAACTACGGACACACACCTTCCCACCACACCTCGCAGTTTCCCAACCACTCCTTCAAACATGAGGACCCCATCACGCAGCAAAGCAACATGG GTGAGCAGCAGTATCCTGTTCCTCCTCCGGTATACGGCTGCCACACTCCCTCTGACAGCTGTACAGGAAGTCAGGCTCTGCTTCTGAGGAACCCATACAACAG CAGTGATAATTTATATCAAATGGCAGCGTCACAGTTGGAATGCATGGCGTGGAATCCCGTCAACCCTCTGGCATCCACTATAAAGAG CCATGCAGGAGGCTATGAGAGTGACCCCAGCACACCCATGGTGTACAGCTGCAGCAGACAGTACCGCATCCACACCCACGGCGTCTTCAGAGGCCTTCAG GATGTGCGGAGAGTACCGGGCATTACACCCGCCATTGTGCGTTCGGCCGAAACCAACGAAAAAAGGCCGTTTATGTGCGCCTACCCGGGCTGCAACAAAAGATACTTTAAACTATCTCACTTACAGATGCACAGCCGTAAACATACAG GGGAGAAACCCTATCAGTGTGACTTCACAGACTGTGGTCGCAGGTTCTCCAGATCAGACCAGCTGAAAAGACACCAGAGGAGACACACAG gcGTTAAGCCATTCCAATGCGAAACCTGTCAGAGAAAGTTCTCACGGTCAGACCACCTTAAGACCCACACCCGGACACATACAG gtgagAAGCCCTTTAACTGCAGATGGCCAAACTGTCAGAAGAAGTTCGCCAGGTCTGATGAGCTCGTCCGGCACCACAACATGCACCAGAGGAACCTGACGAAGCTACAGCTGGCCATCTGA
- the LOC113043132 gene encoding Wilms tumor protein homolog isoform X2, whose translation MGSDVRDLNTLLPPVPPLPGGNGNCALPVSSTPQWAPMLDFHTGAPYSSLAQHSFIKQEPSWGTADPHEDPHCGLSAFTVHFSGQFTGTGACRYGAFGAPTPSQPPPSQPRMFSNGPYLSNCMDSQPSSRNQGYGTVSFDGATNYGHTPSHHTSQFPNHSFKHEDPITQQSNMGEQQYPVPPPVYGCHTPSDSCTGSQALLLRNPYNSDNLYQMAASQLECMAWNPVNPLASTIKSHAGGYESDPSTPMVYSCSRQYRIHTHGVFRGLQDVRRVPGITPAIVRSAETNEKRPFMCAYPGCNKRYFKLSHLQMHSRKHTGEKPYQCDFTDCGRRFSRSDQLKRHQRRHTGVKPFQCETCQRKFSRSDHLKTHTRTHTGKTSEKPFNCRWPNCQKKFARSDELVRHHNMHQRNLTKLQLAI comes from the exons ATGGGTTCTGATGTACGTGACCTCAACACTCTTCTCCCTCCCGTGCCCCCGCTGCCCGGGGGGAACGGTAACTGTGCCCTGCCCGTGAGCAGCACCCCACAGTGGGCACCGATGCTGGACTTTCACACCGGTGCTCCCTACAGCTCGCTGGCCCAGCACTCCTTCATCAAACAGGAGCCCAGCTGGGGCACAGCCGACCCCCATGAAGACCCTCACTGCGGGCTGAGCGCCTTCACCGTGCACTTCTCCGGACAGTTCACTGGCACTGGGGCCTGCAGGTACGGGGCCTTCGGGGCCCCTACACCCAGCCAGCCTCCACCCAGTCAGCCCAGGATGTTCAGCAATGGCCCTTACCTCTCCAACTGCATGGACAGCCAGCCCAGCTCCAGGAATCAGG GTTACGGCACAGTTTCTTTTGATGGAGCCACAAACTACGGACACACACCTTCCCACCACACCTCGCAGTTTCCCAACCACTCCTTCAAACATGAGGACCCCATCACGCAGCAAAGCAACATGG GTGAGCAGCAGTATCCTGTTCCTCCTCCGGTATACGGCTGCCACACTCCCTCTGACAGCTGTACAGGAAGTCAGGCTCTGCTTCTGAGGAACCCATACAACAG TGATAATTTATATCAAATGGCAGCGTCACAGTTGGAATGCATGGCGTGGAATCCCGTCAACCCTCTGGCATCCACTATAAAGAG CCATGCAGGAGGCTATGAGAGTGACCCCAGCACACCCATGGTGTACAGCTGCAGCAGACAGTACCGCATCCACACCCACGGCGTCTTCAGAGGCCTTCAG GATGTGCGGAGAGTACCGGGCATTACACCCGCCATTGTGCGTTCGGCCGAAACCAACGAAAAAAGGCCGTTTATGTGCGCCTACCCGGGCTGCAACAAAAGATACTTTAAACTATCTCACTTACAGATGCACAGCCGTAAACATACAG GGGAGAAACCCTATCAGTGTGACTTCACAGACTGTGGTCGCAGGTTCTCCAGATCAGACCAGCTGAAAAGACACCAGAGGAGACACACAG gcGTTAAGCCATTCCAATGCGAAACCTGTCAGAGAAAGTTCTCACGGTCAGACCACCTTAAGACCCACACCCGGACACATACAGGTAAAACAA gtgagAAGCCCTTTAACTGCAGATGGCCAAACTGTCAGAAGAAGTTCGCCAGGTCTGATGAGCTCGTCCGGCACCACAACATGCACCAGAGGAACCTGACGAAGCTACAGCTGGCCATCTGA